Proteins co-encoded in one bacterium genomic window:
- a CDS encoding glycosyltransferase family 9 protein: MKLRNIKDDGIKKILIIGFNSVGENLLITPAIKKIKDTYRNSQIDIIVGDKAVEFVLDNPWFSSYFLWEKMGYYKLIKKLRSQKYDLIIDFKTPFFLFFLKSKYKLTFFMKDILSDKFYIHQSEKIMKFLEPLFGPGEVKIFFPVSNYYREKVKEIFSSFKIKSSDLVVVLIPGGEAVFKRWDKEKYVILGKELIKRYGVKIIIIGLKGEEKLTKEIKDLIGSDNVFDLGGKTDLKENFVIFELSDLIVTNDSYLMYLACASGTDIVTIFGPGNPYKYGPVGEKSYVVHSNIDCFPCSSYKKCKMEYQCIKEVKVEDVFKYCSIILDEKSYPKLFEI; the protein is encoded by the coding sequence ATGAAATTGCGAAATATTAAAGATGATGGTATTAAAAAAATTCTTATAATTGGTTTTAACTCAGTTGGAGAAAATCTTCTTATCACACCTGCGATAAAAAAAATAAAAGATACATATAGAAATTCACAAATAGATATAATTGTAGGAGATAAAGCAGTTGAATTTGTTCTGGATAATCCATGGTTTTCATCATATTTTCTCTGGGAAAAAATGGGATATTACAAACTGATTAAAAAATTGAGAAGTCAAAAATATGATTTAATAATAGATTTCAAAACACCCTTTTTTTTGTTCTTTCTAAAAAGTAAATATAAATTAACCTTTTTTATGAAGGATATTTTAAGTGATAAATTTTACATTCACCAAAGTGAAAAAATTATGAAATTTTTAGAACCATTGTTTGGGCCAGGGGAAGTAAAAATATTCTTTCCAGTCAGTAATTATTACAGAGAAAAAGTTAAAGAGATTTTTAGCTCTTTTAAAATTAAATCTTCTGACTTAGTAGTAGTCTTAATTCCCGGAGGAGAAGCAGTATTTAAAAGATGGGATAAGGAAAAATATGTAATTCTCGGGAAAGAATTAATTAAAAGATATGGGGTAAAAATAATTATAATTGGTTTAAAAGGGGAAGAGAAATTAACAAAAGAGATTAAAGATTTAATAGGAAGTGATAATGTGTTTGACCTAGGAGGGAAAACAGATTTAAAAGAAAATTTTGTAATTTTTGAACTTTCAGATTTGATTGTTACAAATGATTCTTATTTGATGTATCTTGCCTGTGCTTCAGGAACAGACATTGTAACTATTTTTGGTCCAGGTAATCCTTATAAATATGGACCTGTTGGAGAGAAAAGTTATGTTGTTCACAGTAATATAGATTGTTTTCCGTGTAGCAGTTATAAAAAATGCAAAATGGAATATCAATGTATAAAAGAAGTAAAAGTTGAGGATGTTTTTAAATATTGTTCTATTATTCTTGATGAAAAATCTTATCCTAAATTATTTGAAATATAA